One window of the Cryptomeria japonica chromosome 7, Sugi_1.0, whole genome shotgun sequence genome contains the following:
- the LOC131048567 gene encoding small ribosomal subunit protein uS7m — MASSSSVFRTGLSSVWRYSTTHHISATACNEIFKVQCCSLHNKRRGSPAYSEILSYIGGYSDPGLEQKQLIDKFINFCTSNGEKTRARVIAYQALHRLAQTDSATKLLVNAVGNIKPVCEVSKVRVAGATYQVPDIVDRDRQQTLALRWLLEAALKRRTSNKIGLDQCLSAEVLDAYRKKGIARKKRDDLHELASNNRSFVHFRWW; from the exons ATGGCGTCTTCATCTTCAGTTTTCCGCACAGGACTTTCCTCTGTGTGGCGATATTCAACTACCCATCACATCTCTGCAACAGCATGCAATG AAATTTTTAAGGTTCAGTGTTGCTCACTGCACAATAAACGTAGGGGCAGCCCTGCATACTCGGAGATTTTGAGCTACATCGGGGGATACTCTGATCCAGGCCTAGAGCAGAAACAATTGATTGATAAATTCATTAACTTTTGCACAAGCAATGGTGAAAAAACAAGAGCTCGTGTTATTGCTTATCAAGCTCTCCACCGCCTGGCTCAGACAGACAGTGCAACCAAACTTCTGGTTAATGCTGTAGGGAATATCAAGCCCGTATGCGAGGTTTCAAAAGTGCGAGTAGCTGGTGCCACTTATCAGGTACCTGATATTGTTGACAGAGATCGTCAACAAACCTTAGCCCTTCGTTGGCTCCTTGAGGCAGCTTTAAAGCGACGCACAAGCAACAAGATAGGATTAGATCAATGTTTATCTGCTGAAGTATTGGATGCTTACCGAAAGAAGGGGATCGCACGTAAGAAAAGGGATGATCTTCATGAACTGGCTTCTAATAATCGGAGTTTTGTGCATTTCAGATGGTGGTAA